AGCTATTAGGGCAATCCGGCTACTGGGTGATTACCAGCTTCATGGCATTATTGTTCGCAGAATTGTTAAGCGAAAGGGCTATGTAAAACCGCCACAGTTTCAAGATATTTTGACAGCTTACGAGCATGAGTGCAAAAATAATGAATACTCCATACGAGGCATGCGTACTCGGTTACAACGATTATTCTTTTTTGTAGACTATCTGTCGCTGAGGAAAGTAATGGATGTAGACGAAATAACGCCGGTTATTATTTCGGATTACGTGTTATACATAAGCCCAAAACATGAAAAAAGCATGGCATCCATTCTGACAACTTTAAGAGTGTTTCTGAGATTTATCTATCTAAACAGATACACTGATAAAGACTTGTCCCTCAGTGTGCCGAAACAGAATAAATACTATTACCCTCCTGTACCCTCTACGTGGGAACCAGACGAAGTAAAACGCATCCTTGATGCTATTGATCGTGGAAGCCCTACAGGTAAGAGAGATTACGCCATACTTCTTCTTGTTGCAAAACTTGGAATACGCGTTGGTGACATTAAGGCTTTAAAGCTATCTGATTTACTCTGGACTTCTAAATCTATCACCATTACACAGGAAAAAACAAAAGTTGCGACTACCTATCCAATTCTTCATGATGTAGGCTGGGCTATTATCGACTATCTCCAGAATGCCCGACCTGAGTGTGAGACACCATATTTATTTGTACGCATGAATGCACCCTTTGAAGCGTTTGGCAAAAACGCCAACCTTCATAGTTTAATTTCTAAATACATTCGCCTAGCTGGCATTAGTGTTCCCCCGGGTAAGCGGCAAGGTCTTCATTCTCTGAGACATTCCCTTGCCAGCACATTGTTGGAGCAAGGAGCGTCACTGTCCTTAATCTCAGAAATCCTGGGTCATGTAGATTCAAAGTCGACTTCAATGTACCTGCACACAGATCTAAATGGGTTGAAAGGTTGTGCGCTTGACCCGGAGGAGGTGCTCTCAAATGGCTAAGGGTCTAAGATTTGAGAGCATACTATCTGTTCCAATTGAAAAATACATTGCGGAGAAACGGGCTGTAGGTTACAAATTTGATAAAGGCGCTGTTATGTTGAAGAGTTTTGACTCTTTTGTGTGTAACCAAAACTTTACGAACATAGAGTTAACTAAACAAATGGTTCTGGGATGGACAGCCCGCAAGCCCCATGAAAAATTATCTACACAGAGCGGAAGAATTTCTCTGCTACGGGGATTAGCAGAATGCATGAATCGTTTAGGTTACTCTGCTTATGTTTATCCAAGTGCAATAGTTACTGTTGATAGATATACTTACACTCCCTACATTTTTTCCAGTGATGAGCTAAAAAGAATCTTTGAA
The Bacillota bacterium DNA segment above includes these coding regions:
- a CDS encoding integrase, which gives rise to METRKPIDVLAVEVIEELKKLNYAYNTVCGFRASFGRICTFASNKGEQYFSENLGKEYLKERYNCTIDYYLEPFPKNAKEAIRAIRLLGDYQLHGIIVRRIVKRKGYVKPPQFQDILTAYEHECKNNEYSIRGMRTRLQRLFFFVDYLSLRKVMDVDEITPVIISDYVLYISPKHEKSMASILTTLRVFLRFIYLNRYTDKDLSLSVPKQNKYYYPPVPSTWEPDEVKRILDAIDRGSPTGKRDYAILLLVAKLGIRVGDIKALKLSDLLWTSKSITITQEKTKVATTYPILHDVGWAIIDYLQNARPECETPYLFVRMNAPFEAFGKNANLHSLISKYIRLAGISVPPGKRQGLHSLRHSLASTLLEQGASLSLISEILGHVDSKSTSMYLHTDLNGLKGCALDPEEVLSNG